In uncultured Bacteroides sp., one genomic interval encodes:
- a CDS encoding RagB/SusD family nutrient uptake outer membrane protein translates to MKLKNIFIGLGCVLALSSCTDEMNYHEYTVYGKDYVFTDFGRTSGFVTNIYSSLDSDLPSSGSFSSACDESEYAWSWSNIHDYYNGSWGPLNSYSLWGYYKAIREANYYLKEFPNADFSELKFDKDYQAQMNRFNRYQYEVRLLRAYYYFLLVRAYGDIPFTTNVLTEDEANKLERTPAATVFQFITDECDAVADKLPINYNDLKEDASTIGSVETGRVTRGMALALKARTLLYQASPLFNANNDLALWKKAAEASKAVIDYCSQNSIKLGKYSALWGTDNWKASEMIFVRRIGDTNSPETTNFPVGMENGNSGNCPTQTLVDAYEMKTTGKAWNETESGYDPQKPYTNRDPRLSMTVAVNGEKWPSTNANLLETYIGGRNGLPISGATPTGYYLKKYLDGTIDISAQNSSGGKRHNWITFRLGEFYLNYAEAVFKYLGSADATDEQFTMSAKDAVNVIRNREDVKMPAFPAGLSNADFLKKYERERMVELAFEGHRFWDVRRWKEGDKFKSIVRMEISKDNNNYTYNRVIKNRIWDDKMYLFPIPDVEIRKNPNLTQNPGW, encoded by the coding sequence ATGAAATTAAAAAATATATTCATAGGCTTAGGTTGTGTACTTGCTCTTTCATCTTGTACTGATGAAATGAACTATCATGAGTATACAGTATATGGTAAAGACTATGTCTTTACAGACTTTGGCCGTACAAGTGGCTTTGTTACTAATATATATAGTTCTCTTGATTCTGATCTGCCATCAAGTGGTTCATTCAGTTCTGCATGTGATGAATCTGAATATGCATGGTCATGGTCTAATATTCATGATTATTATAATGGATCATGGGGACCACTTAACTCATATTCATTATGGGGATATTACAAGGCTATTAGAGAAGCAAACTACTATCTGAAAGAATTCCCGAATGCTGATTTCTCTGAGCTTAAGTTTGATAAAGACTATCAGGCACAGATGAATCGTTTCAATCGTTATCAGTATGAAGTCCGTCTGTTACGTGCTTATTATTATTTCTTATTAGTGAGAGCTTATGGGGATATACCATTTACAACAAATGTTCTTACAGAAGATGAGGCTAATAAATTAGAAAGGACTCCGGCTGCGACCGTTTTCCAATTTATAACAGACGAATGTGATGCTGTTGCTGATAAATTACCTATAAACTACAATGATTTAAAAGAAGATGCATCAACAATAGGTAGTGTTGAAACAGGTCGTGTAACTCGTGGTATGGCTTTGGCATTGAAGGCAAGAACTCTTTTATATCAGGCAAGTCCTTTATTTAATGCAAATAATGACTTGGCTTTATGGAAAAAGGCTGCCGAAGCTAGCAAGGCCGTTATTGATTATTGTAGTCAGAACAGCATTAAGCTTGGCAAATATTCAGCTTTGTGGGGAACTGATAACTGGAAAGCTTCAGAAATGATTTTTGTTAGAAGAATAGGTGATACTAACTCTCCGGAAACAACAAATTTCCCTGTTGGTATGGAAAATGGTAATTCAGGAAACTGTCCTACACAAACTTTGGTTGATGCTTATGAAATGAAAACAACCGGAAAGGCATGGAATGAAACTGAAAGTGGTTATGATCCTCAAAAACCATATACAAACAGAGACCCACGATTAAGTATGACCGTTGCTGTTAATGGAGAGAAATGGCCTAGCACAAATGCAAATCTTTTAGAGACATATATTGGAGGTAGAAATGGTTTGCCTATATCTGGCGCTACTCCAACAGGATATTACCTGAAGAAATATTTGGATGGAACTATTGATATCAGTGCTCAAAATAGCAGTGGTGGAAAACGACACAACTGGATTACTTTCAGATTAGGCGAGTTTTATTTAAATTATGCTGAGGCTGTATTTAAATATTTAGGTTCGGCAGATGCAACAGATGAACAATTTACAATGTCTGCTAAAGATGCCGTTAATGTTATCCGGAATCGTGAAGACGTTAAGATGCCTGCATTCCCTGCTGGATTATCAAATGCTGATTTCTTGAAAAAGTACGAACGCGAACGTATGGTTGAGTTAGCTTTCGAAGGACATCGTTTCTGGGATGTACGTCGCTGGAAAGAAGGTGATAAGTTTAAGAGTATTGTTAGAATGGAGATTTCAAAAGATAATAATAATTATACTTATAACCGTGTTATAAAGAATCGTATCTGGGATGATAAGATGTATTTATTCCCTATTCCGGATGTTGAGATAAGAAAGAATCCTAATCTTACTCAAAATCCAGGTTGGTAA
- a CDS encoding SusC/RagA family TonB-linked outer membrane protein: MKNKIIALAIFACASLNSWAQNENNVTGRVIDPLGNPVSGALVSIVNNPFIKVATDKDGKFEIMASKENVLKIQTADDAVKMYPVVDSGKSVTVVMDFSTGKVNYGFGLGQALAESTGSVSTANSESINKRSALTIGNSLYGNVLGLTNMQRTGATWDQKSAMYIRGLKTLNGNNGILVVVDGLERDNNWNVLNYITPEEVESVNVLKDAAALALYGYKGVNGVLNIVTKRGKYKSREISFSYDHAIDWQVRKPEMADAYTYASALNEALTNDGKTVRYSQNELNAFKSGQYPYLYPNVDWWKETFRNTGASDIATLSFRGGSTRMRYYTMMNLQANQGFIANSNKNVGYSTQEKFSKGNFRTNLDMDLSPNTRMQANIMGVLNEFSRPGLGSDNIISKLYTVPSAAFPIKTQDGLWGGNATWNGYYNPVALTQARGYTKGHTRALYADMALKQDLSDFVKGLGGNIRIGYDNIASYWENHSKEYKYGSQRVSSWLNDAPATYSSYTGGSDSEMSGDSKLDWQYRSFNFQANLDYQRQIGSHNLYTMLMYSYKYDNAKGVNQTFYHQNLAWYTHYGYKNRYYADFTLMNSASNVLETNSKWHLSPTVGLAWVMSNEDFMKNVNWVDFLKLRASWGILSTDNIPYNGYWNETVTGGGGYPIRDNFSNDGSWQEGTLPSLNGTTEKAHKYNLGLDAGLFNGLTLTIDGFYERRSDIWVNTSGKNSSVLGASNSYKNAGIVDSWGTEIGADYNKNIGDFTLTLGGKFTLSKNKIKEQLEAPQAYDYLRSTGKSVGQIFGLQATGYFVDQADINNSPTQQFGQVKPGDIKYKDQNNDGVINNNDFVAMGYNSTVPEIYYSFNLGLEWEGLGFNALFQGVGNYTAILGTTSVYQPLVGNSTISNYYYANRWSAENPNARFPRLTTEAVDNNLKTSSVWMADRSFLKLRNCEIYYKLPASFLERIKIKNAKFYVRGIDLLCFDKIDVSDPEAMGVSYPATRSVNFGLSLGF; the protein is encoded by the coding sequence ATGAAAAATAAAATAATAGCTTTAGCAATATTTGCATGTGCAAGTTTAAATAGTTGGGCGCAGAATGAAAATAATGTGACTGGCAGGGTTATAGATCCGCTGGGAAATCCTGTATCGGGTGCGTTAGTTTCAATCGTGAACAATCCGTTTATTAAGGTAGCTACTGATAAGGATGGTAAATTCGAAATCATGGCTAGCAAAGAAAATGTATTGAAGATTCAGACAGCTGATGATGCCGTAAAAATGTATCCGGTAGTAGACTCTGGTAAGTCTGTAACAGTGGTGATGGATTTTTCTACAGGAAAAGTTAATTATGGTTTCGGTTTGGGACAAGCATTGGCTGAGTCTACAGGATCTGTTTCAACAGCCAATTCTGAAAGTATAAACAAACGTTCTGCATTAACTATCGGTAATTCTTTATACGGTAACGTTTTAGGATTAACTAATATGCAGAGAACAGGTGCTACCTGGGATCAGAAATCAGCTATGTATATCAGAGGACTGAAAACCCTTAACGGAAATAATGGTATATTGGTTGTGGTTGATGGATTGGAACGTGACAATAACTGGAATGTTTTGAATTACATTACTCCGGAAGAAGTTGAGTCAGTAAATGTTTTAAAAGATGCTGCGGCTTTGGCTTTATATGGATATAAAGGAGTGAATGGTGTTCTGAACATTGTTACTAAACGTGGTAAATACAAATCAAGAGAAATAAGTTTCAGTTATGATCATGCTATTGACTGGCAAGTTCGCAAACCGGAAATGGCCGATGCTTATACTTATGCCAGTGCTTTGAATGAAGCATTGACAAATGATGGTAAGACTGTTCGTTATTCGCAGAATGAATTAAATGCATTTAAGAGTGGACAGTATCCTTATTTATATCCAAATGTAGATTGGTGGAAAGAAACATTCAGAAATACTGGAGCTTCAGATATTGCAACATTAAGTTTCCGTGGCGGTAGTACCAGAATGCGTTATTATACAATGATGAATTTGCAGGCTAACCAAGGTTTTATTGCTAATTCAAATAAGAATGTTGGTTATTCTACTCAGGAAAAATTCTCGAAAGGTAATTTCAGAACAAACCTGGATATGGATTTGTCTCCTAATACCAGGATGCAAGCTAATATTATGGGAGTATTGAATGAATTCAGTCGTCCCGGATTAGGTTCTGATAATATTATTTCAAAGCTTTATACAGTTCCTTCTGCTGCATTCCCTATTAAAACTCAAGATGGACTTTGGGGAGGTAATGCTACATGGAATGGTTATTATAACCCAGTGGCTTTGACTCAGGCGCGTGGTTATACCAAAGGACATACCCGTGCATTATATGCCGATATGGCATTAAAGCAAGATCTTTCTGATTTTGTAAAAGGATTGGGAGGTAATATCCGTATAGGATATGATAATATCGCTTCATATTGGGAAAACCATTCCAAAGAATATAAATATGGTAGCCAAAGGGTTTCAAGTTGGTTGAATGATGCCCCTGCAACATATAGTTCTTACACAGGTGGTTCTGATAGTGAAATGAGTGGTGATAGTAAATTGGACTGGCAATATCGTTCATTCAATTTTCAGGCAAATTTGGATTATCAACGTCAGATTGGTTCACACAACTTATATACAATGTTGATGTATTCATATAAATATGATAATGCAAAGGGGGTAAACCAGACTTTCTATCATCAGAATTTAGCTTGGTATACTCATTATGGATACAAAAATCGCTATTATGCTGATTTTACATTGATGAACTCTGCTTCTAATGTTCTTGAAACAAATAGTAAATGGCATCTTTCTCCAACAGTTGGATTAGCTTGGGTTATGTCTAATGAAGACTTTATGAAGAATGTAAACTGGGTTGATTTCTTAAAGCTTCGTGCTTCATGGGGAATCTTAAGTACAGACAATATTCCTTATAACGGTTATTGGAATGAAACAGTCACAGGTGGTGGTGGTTATCCTATAAGAGATAACTTTAGTAATGATGGCAGCTGGCAGGAAGGAACTTTACCTTCTTTGAATGGTACAACTGAAAAAGCTCATAAGTATAATCTTGGTTTAGATGCAGGTCTGTTTAATGGACTTACTTTGACTATCGATGGTTTCTATGAAAGACGTTCTGATATTTGGGTTAACACTTCAGGAAAGAACTCTTCAGTACTGGGTGCATCCAATTCTTATAAAAATGCAGGAATTGTTGATAGCTGGGGTACTGAGATTGGAGCTGATTACAACAAAAATATCGGCGATTTCACTTTAACTCTTGGAGGTAAGTTTACTCTTTCTAAAAACAAGATAAAAGAACAGCTGGAAGCTCCTCAGGCTTATGATTATTTGCGCTCAACAGGTAAGTCGGTAGGACAAATATTTGGTTTGCAAGCTACCGGATATTTTGTTGATCAGGCAGATATAAATAACAGTCCAACACAACAATTTGGTCAGGTGAAACCGGGTGATATAAAATATAAAGATCAGAATAATGATGGCGTTATTAATAACAACGACTTTGTTGCTATGGGATATAATTCAACCGTTCCTGAAATTTATTATTCATTCAATTTAGGTTTGGAATGGGAAGGTTTAGGTTTTAATGCTTTATTCCAGGGGGTAGGTAACTACACTGCAATATTGGGAACTACAAGCGTTTATCAACCTTTGGTTGGTAACTCTACTATATCTAATTATTATTATGCTAACAGATGGAGCGCTGAAAATCCAAATGCCCGTTTCCCTCGTTTAACAACAGAAGCTGTAGATAATAACTTAAAAACAAGTTCTGTTTGGATGGCCGATCGTTCATTCTTAAAATTACGTAACTGTGAAATCTATTATAAGTTACCAGCTTCATTCTTAGAAAGAATAAAGATTAAGAATGCTAAATTTTATGTGAGAGGAATTGATTTGCTATGCTTTGATAAGATTGACGTCAGTGATCCTGAAGCAATGGGAGTATCATATCCTGCAACACGTTCTGTGAATTTTGGGCTATCTCTTGGCTTTTAA
- a CDS encoding RagB/SusD family nutrient uptake outer membrane protein → MKHFSKWFIGTFVVATMATSCVDDIKFGDSFLEKAPGVAVTQDTIFGKAEYARRFLWNSYSKLYYGLATNWNMVDGKMNTGMFEVLSDCWHSHNSWDGLNRKYYSGGYKASDEDDADDTRFGYTKENCWVAIRSSLLFIENVERVPDMDDSEKKRLAAEAKVIIASRYFDLFRHYGGLPILDKSYDVQSSYELPRATVEETVNYMVRLLDEAAAVLPWDLDADGESNWQGRFTKAAAMGLKCKVLLFAASPLFNDNQPYCTEEPQDAVTKHQVWYGAYKPELWTQCLKACEDFFTELSSQGHYALMQPTGATTDAYRSAFNAAYFTRQDNTELLISTRIIGKYNWDWWYYWGDWVGFGGYTPTEEYVEMFPMADGTPFTWDNSNTASNPFFTDNSYSKPIRDPRLYETILVNGAKYSGRAVELWLGGRENVSSTEKETGMYATGYGLYKFYKEGKGSLAGNYLEWPYLRMAEVYLIYAEALLKNNRLADAIRQVDIVRARVGLKGLVESNPTKQLTTDSNALMEEILRERACELGMEDVRLFDMVRNKRADLFTKTLHGLKIQRADGGSGSWSDKSSSVRGAFPTKFTYTKFELTNKSRAWWTNFSPRWYLSAFPPSEVNKGYGLTQNPGWK, encoded by the coding sequence ATGAAACATTTTAGTAAGTGGTTTATCGGAACATTTGTTGTAGCTACAATGGCTACCTCATGTGTGGATGACATAAAATTCGGTGATAGTTTCCTGGAAAAGGCTCCGGGAGTTGCTGTTACGCAAGATACAATTTTTGGAAAAGCTGAATATGCTCGTCGTTTTCTTTGGAATTCATATAGCAAACTTTATTATGGGTTAGCTACCAACTGGAATATGGTCGATGGTAAAATGAACACCGGTATGTTTGAAGTGCTTTCTGATTGCTGGCACAGCCATAATTCATGGGATGGATTAAATAGAAAATATTATTCAGGTGGCTATAAAGCAAGTGATGAAGATGATGCTGACGATACGCGTTTTGGATATACAAAGGAAAATTGTTGGGTAGCGATACGATCTTCTTTATTATTCATAGAAAATGTAGAACGTGTACCTGATATGGATGATAGCGAGAAGAAACGTTTGGCTGCTGAGGCAAAGGTTATTATTGCATCACGTTATTTCGACTTGTTCAGACATTATGGTGGATTGCCAATATTGGATAAGTCATACGATGTGCAGTCAAGTTATGAGCTGCCTAGAGCAACAGTAGAAGAAACGGTTAATTATATGGTTCGTTTGCTTGATGAAGCGGCAGCTGTTCTTCCTTGGGATTTGGATGCTGATGGTGAATCAAACTGGCAAGGTCGTTTTACAAAAGCTGCAGCTATGGGATTGAAATGTAAAGTTCTTCTTTTTGCTGCCAGTCCTTTATTTAACGATAATCAGCCTTATTGCACAGAAGAACCTCAAGATGCTGTAACTAAACATCAGGTGTGGTATGGTGCATATAAACCTGAATTGTGGACACAATGTTTAAAAGCATGCGAAGATTTCTTTACTGAGTTAAGCTCACAAGGACATTATGCTTTAATGCAACCTACCGGAGCAACAACCGATGCTTATAGAAGTGCATTTAATGCAGCTTATTTTACAAGACAAGATAATACAGAACTTTTAATTTCTACCAGAATTATTGGTAAGTACAACTGGGATTGGTGGTACTATTGGGGAGACTGGGTTGGTTTTGGAGGATATACACCAACAGAAGAATATGTAGAGATGTTCCCAATGGCCGATGGTACTCCATTTACCTGGGATAATTCAAACACTGCTTCAAATCCATTCTTTACAGATAATAGTTATAGTAAACCTATTCGTGATCCAAGATTGTATGAAACAATACTTGTTAATGGCGCTAAATACAGTGGCCGTGCTGTTGAGCTTTGGTTAGGCGGTCGTGAAAACGTAAGTAGTACAGAAAAGGAAACAGGTATGTATGCTACTGGTTATGGATTATATAAATTCTATAAAGAAGGTAAAGGTAGCTTAGCAGGCAATTATCTGGAATGGCCATATTTGCGAATGGCAGAAGTCTATTTGATTTATGCTGAAGCTTTGTTAAAGAATAACAGATTAGCTGATGCCATTAGACAAGTCGACATTGTTCGTGCAAGAGTTGGTTTAAAAGGTTTAGTTGAATCTAATCCAACCAAACAACTTACAACCGATTCAAATGCTCTTATGGAAGAGATTTTACGTGAACGTGCTTGTGAATTAGGTATGGAAGATGTTCGTCTATTTGACATGGTTAGAAATAAACGTGCTGATTTGTTTACGAAGACTTTACATGGTCTGAAGATTCAACGTGCCGATGGAGGTTCCGGTTCATGGTCTGATAAAAGTTCAAGTGTCCGTGGAGCTTTCCCTACTAAGTTTACTTATACTAAATTTGAGTTGACTAATAAATCCCGTGCATGGTGGACAAACTTTAGTCCTAGATGGTATTTATCTGCTTTTCCACCTTCAGAAGTCAATAAAGGTTATGGATTAACTCAAAACCCAGGTTGGAAGTAA